The sequence below is a genomic window from Lolium perenne isolate Kyuss_39 chromosome 7, Kyuss_2.0, whole genome shotgun sequence.
GCCCATCTTTTTTAGTTGGCCCAGCCCAAATATCCTGCAGGGCATAAATTACCTCGCACACACGCATGAGGCAGCCAGCCACGGACTCCATCATTCCCAATGCCGCACATGGAGGCGGCGGCGCTTCTGACCTAGTCGTCTCCTCCACCGCAGCTCCCTCCCGCCGCCGCTCCTCCATCCCACCTTTCCAACCGCCGCATCCCGTTCTCCTGCTCCTGTCCGTTGCCTTTCAGTTGCGCCCTCACCATTTCTAGATAGaatccgccgccgccatgccgccATTCCGGCGCTGGGAGGACCTGCCCCCGGACCTCCTCTGCCGCATTGGCGACACCCTTGAACTCAAGTGCTATGCCAGAGCGCGCGGCGCCTGCACAACGTGGCGATGCGCGCTCCCGCCGCCATTCCCGTCGCTCCTCGTGGTCGTCAACCGTTCCCCGTCTGCTGCATCGCTCGCCATCAACCGCTCGTTCGAGCTCAACGCCATCCCCGAAAGAGCACGATGCATCGGATCCAGCAACGGATGGCTCGCCCTCCTCGCTGACAGCAAGTTCAGCCTCTTCAACCCCATCACTGCCACCGAGATCGACCTGCCGCTACTGATCTACAACAACAGCACCCAGTCCACGTCCAGGCTGGTTTTCGCGCCCAACCCTGCCAGGGACGACTTCGCCGCCGTCACCATCTTTGACATCAACGTGCTCGCCTACGTCACTGCTGGAGCAAGGAGGTGGGCCATCCTCGATCCCATAAGCCTCACTCGCGGAGATCAGCTCGTGGATGTCTTCTACCATGAGAAAGGTAGGTTTTACTGCCTCACTCGGTATGGAGATGTCTACATACTCCGCCTACCGGAGCGCAGCCTCGGGAAACCTATCATGGTCAAGGATCCATCATCAGGGCCTGCACGTTTCAAGGGGAGGCAGACCCAAAAACTGCCTAGAAGACTTCCTCGTTCTCCTTTTGAGGGTCCAGACCTGAATGCGCCGGTCACCGTTGCACCCTTGTTGGCCAAGGGGCTGGGGGACCTTCCGTTCGACCCAGATTCTAGTTTTGCACCGCCATACA
It includes:
- the LOC127313319 gene encoding uncharacterized protein, with amino-acid sequence MPPFRRWEDLPPDLLCRIGDTLELKCYARARGACTTWRCALPPPFPSLLVVVNRSPSAASLAINRSFELNAIPERARCIGSSNGWLALLADSKFSLFNPITATEIDLPLLIYNNSTQSTSRLVFAPNPARDDFAAVTIFDINVLAYVTAGARRWAILDPISLTRGDQLVDVFYHEKGRFYCLTRYGDVYILRLPERSLGKPIMVKDPSSGPARFKGRQTQKLPRRLPRSPFEGPDLNAPVTVAPLLAKGLGDLPFDPDSSFAPPYNRFALVNSAKHIVFCDGNLYQIWRNKSCAVTMQLPGGGRHRVAENEMLVLRYYPRRQPCWDAVTDLGGYSVFLGKNNAASMYAQGVPGLKGNCVYWIDEMGRDRCMVFDMVSKKSTPCLPIAAVGVTPQSTICWYFLTDMVKNFNNGGKRVYQTRARVRADRENQQDMEE